Genomic segment of Macaca nemestrina isolate mMacNem1 chromosome 3, mMacNem.hap1, whole genome shotgun sequence:
TGCAACATACGATCAGGACatctctcactttcttttctttttttttttttttgactattaCAAAAGTTTATTTAACAAAAAGTCTAATATGAAAATGTATATGACCTAATTTCCCTATGGAGAGAGGACATGGGTTTCTCTGCTGAACAGCCATTATTTATACTCGTTCCAAGGCTTCTAACATGATGATACTATTTCCTCGTATTACCACCATTCCAATATTGTTCTGTTGCCCACTAGTTGCCATCTCCACACATTCATCTATCACAAGGTTCATAAAGGGATCAAATCCCCGCAATATTCCTTGGACATGTCTGCCACCATTTAATTTCTATGATAACTTCTTGTCCATAAATTTTTTCAACTCGGGAGGGTGAGCTTTGCTCATGGCGTATACTCCGCGGACTCACAGACGCCTTggaactcttttcttttttttgtttttgtttttgagacagggtcttactctgtcatcaggctggagtgcagtggtacaatcatggctcactgaagtcttggccttctggggtcaagtgatcctctcacctcagcctcctgagcagcgcagctgggaccacaggcaggcaccatcatgcccagttaattttttattttttattatagagacgaggtctcactatgttgcccaggccggtcttgaactcctgggctcaagtgatcctcccacctagggcttccgaagtgctgggattacaagtgtgggccactatgcctggcctcccACTATCTTTATTTGAGAACTTTTGATATATACAAGAGGCCCATTCTTCCCTACGGATGTATTTATGTCCTCAGCTGCAGATAAAGGATTCCAACCACTGGTGGTGGTGGAGCCTGTGGAGCTCAGTGGCCAACTTTGACCTTTGAACTTTAAAGAAGTTATTGGTCCTTCAGTAGAGAACCTGGAAATAGAACTTCAAATTGTTCAG
This window contains:
- the LOC112426308 gene encoding LOW QUALITY PROTEIN: small nuclear ribonucleoprotein G (The sequence of the model RefSeq protein was modified relative to this genomic sequence to represent the inferred CDS: substituted 1 base at 1 genomic stop codon), which codes for MSKAHPPELKKFMDKKLSXKLNGGRHVQGILRGFDPFMNLVIDECVEMATSGQQNNIGMVVIRGNSIIMLEALERV